The Stenotrophomonas rhizophila genome has a window encoding:
- a CDS encoding response regulator, whose amino-acid sequence MDTVTEAASRPTILAVDDSPENLWLISGLLKSRYRIRMVNSGEAGLEAAGTEPLPDLILLDVMMPGLSGHDVCRALKASPVTRHIPIIFLTAMAEPEDEKKGLELGAADFITKPINPPVLIARVATQLQAKAAADFLRDQNAFLEDEVQRRTRELTAIQDVTIHALASLAETRDNETGNHIRRTQHYVRALATALQNHPRFRSQLDDATIDSLFKSAPLHDIGKVGIPDSILLKPGPFEPHEFEIMKTHTTLGRDAIQHAEDALGMPVEFLAYAKEIAYGHQEKWDGSGYPQGLAGEAIPLSARIMAVADVYDALLSRRVYKKAMSQEEAVAIMREGRGRHFDPDILDAFLGLLPELERISRQFEDTSR is encoded by the coding sequence ATGGATACCGTTACGGAAGCCGCTTCCCGCCCGACCATACTTGCGGTCGACGATTCGCCCGAGAACCTCTGGCTGATCTCCGGCCTGCTGAAGTCGCGTTATCGAATCAGGATGGTCAACTCCGGCGAGGCAGGCCTCGAGGCCGCTGGCACCGAACCGCTTCCCGACCTGATCCTGCTGGACGTCATGATGCCCGGCCTTTCAGGACATGATGTCTGCAGGGCACTGAAGGCATCACCGGTGACCCGGCACATCCCGATCATCTTCCTCACGGCAATGGCCGAACCCGAAGATGAAAAGAAAGGCCTGGAACTCGGGGCGGCGGACTTCATCACCAAGCCGATCAACCCGCCGGTCCTGATCGCCCGTGTCGCCACGCAACTGCAGGCCAAGGCAGCAGCCGATTTCCTGCGGGACCAGAACGCATTCCTTGAAGACGAGGTGCAGCGACGCACGCGCGAGCTGACCGCGATCCAGGACGTCACCATCCATGCCCTCGCGTCGCTCGCCGAAACGCGCGACAACGAAACCGGCAATCACATCCGCCGCACCCAGCATTATGTCCGTGCCCTGGCCACTGCGCTCCAGAATCACCCGCGCTTTCGTTCGCAGCTGGATGACGCCACCATCGACAGTCTGTTCAAGTCCGCCCCCCTGCATGACATCGGCAAGGTGGGCATTCCGGACAGCATCCTGCTCAAGCCCGGCCCGTTCGAACCCCACGAGTTCGAGATCATGAAGACCCACACCACGCTGGGGCGCGACGCGATTCAGCACGCAGAAGACGCGCTCGGCATGCCGGTGGAGTTCCTGGCGTACGCAAAGGAAATCGCTTACGGGCACCAGGAGAAATGGGACGGCAGCGGGTATCCGCAGGGGCTTGCAGGCGAGGCGATCCCGTTGTCGGCGCGGATCATGGCGGTCGCGGATGTGTATGACGCGCTGCTCAGCCGTCGGGTCTACAAGAAGGCCATGTCCCAGGAAGAAGCGGTCGCGATCATGCGTGAGGGCCGCGGCAGGCATTTCGACCCTGACATCCTGGATGCTTTTCTCGGGCTGCTCCCCGAGCTGGAGCGGATATCCCGTCAGTTCGAGGACACTTCGCGATGA
- a CDS encoding discoidin domain-containing protein — protein MGVYVRRRMVLLPVLGLAFASACFAQDLPDRGQWRASSSSQQVPAMAVSHLIDGDPKTVTGGAFSPGHWFQVDLGKPSTLSGARLTWDVSNPEGYSLQTSLDGRQWQTAYTMRDSLGGIETLYFAPHQARYLRLASPERTSDWGVSIFELEPLDQRATARIPGLDATQAAAVWQGGSAVAVPAGKDGSRVLEIALPRALSTTGLAVDWAGAHGGARLQVKDAQGRWSELAHDPQAGSRQQSWLAGSAPVTAQALRLQAQGDAPKIARLRLLGPAAVMTPMKRYQNAANGAQQALFPASLHLQQTYWTAVGVHGGLQKSIFDEYGNIEAFKGAPLVQPIWRNADGTAAGAADQPVQHALRDGWKPMPSVTWKPQPGLELKSEAFAVELGGQPVTLVRHRLRNVGTAPIAGSLSLVTRPMQMNPPWQNGGLSLIRSVAIDGTTVRVNGRSLLHSLTPVDASGVAPFGPDGSTEITAAVARGELPKAQHADDPDGLAAAALAYRIDLAPGASQSVVVAFPLGTAAANSDGALPEPLPIAFGVNSRDPDAIYDSLATRVSGDWQTRLGQVGLRLPDPSLVDMLRAQAAYMLINQTGPAMQPGPRNYNRSFIRDGMATSAVLLRMGESRIARGYLDWYTEHGVHANGLVSPILNNDGSVNTGFGSDIEYDSQGQYVALVADVARLDGGPESVRTYLPKVKAALHFLQELRERTLVPGYMASQPAPERFAGILAPSISHEGYPSPTHSYWDDYWGLKGWHDGAWLAESLGDHETAAWAREQYRLLHDALAASIRATMAWKGIDFIPSSADLGDGDPTGVSIALDPTGAQDVLPKQALRTTFARYLEDVRKRNQPDALYAYTPYEIRNVLSYVHLDQPDAADELLQGLLRDRRPLEWQVLAEVVHSRLRFPRYLGDMPHTWIGAEYGRTLFGMLMREDDDALSLLPGTPPSWLVGDGLAVERLPTAFGTLQMDAVQRGNTLKVTLGKGLRNDAAVRVWWPSRTRPSQVRVDGRDVQDFDAKGVLISKPFRTLEAVW, from the coding sequence ATGGGTGTGTATGTACGTCGGCGCATGGTGCTGCTTCCCGTGCTTGGCCTCGCGTTTGCCTCAGCCTGTTTCGCCCAGGACCTCCCTGACCGTGGTCAGTGGCGTGCCAGCAGTTCCTCCCAGCAAGTCCCGGCCATGGCGGTCAGCCACCTCATCGACGGCGATCCCAAGACCGTCACCGGGGGAGCATTCAGCCCGGGCCACTGGTTCCAGGTGGATCTGGGAAAACCCAGCACGCTCAGCGGCGCGCGCCTCACCTGGGACGTCTCAAACCCGGAGGGCTACAGCCTGCAGACATCGCTGGATGGGAGGCAGTGGCAGACCGCTTACACCATGCGCGATTCGCTTGGCGGCATCGAAACCCTCTACTTCGCGCCGCACCAGGCCCGCTACCTGCGGCTGGCCAGCCCTGAGCGGACCTCGGACTGGGGCGTGTCCATCTTCGAACTCGAGCCGCTCGACCAGCGCGCGACAGCACGCATCCCCGGATTGGACGCGACCCAGGCAGCGGCCGTGTGGCAAGGCGGCAGCGCCGTTGCCGTTCCCGCCGGGAAAGACGGCAGCCGCGTATTGGAGATCGCCCTGCCGAGGGCCCTCTCCACCACCGGGTTGGCAGTGGACTGGGCAGGCGCACACGGCGGCGCGCGCCTTCAGGTAAAGGATGCACAGGGCCGCTGGAGCGAACTCGCGCACGACCCGCAGGCCGGCAGCCGGCAGCAGAGCTGGCTAGCTGGCAGCGCACCGGTAACGGCACAGGCGCTGCGCCTGCAGGCGCAGGGTGATGCACCGAAGATCGCGCGCCTGCGCCTGCTGGGCCCGGCGGCAGTGATGACCCCGATGAAGCGCTACCAGAACGCGGCCAACGGCGCGCAGCAGGCCCTGTTTCCGGCATCCCTGCACCTGCAGCAGACCTACTGGACCGCCGTGGGCGTGCACGGTGGCCTGCAGAAATCGATCTTCGACGAGTACGGCAACATCGAGGCTTTCAAAGGCGCACCGTTGGTACAGCCGATCTGGCGCAATGCCGATGGCACCGCCGCCGGCGCCGCCGACCAGCCAGTGCAGCACGCGCTGCGCGACGGTTGGAAGCCGATGCCGTCGGTGACATGGAAACCGCAACCCGGCCTGGAATTGAAGAGTGAGGCCTTCGCCGTGGAGCTGGGCGGGCAACCGGTCACGCTGGTGCGCCACCGCCTGCGCAACGTGGGCACTGCGCCCATCGCCGGCAGCCTTTCGCTGGTGACGCGCCCGATGCAGATGAATCCGCCGTGGCAGAACGGAGGCCTCTCGCTGATCCGTTCGGTGGCCATCGACGGCACCACGGTGCGGGTCAACGGACGTTCCCTGCTGCATTCGCTGACGCCGGTGGATGCGTCAGGCGTGGCGCCGTTCGGCCCCGATGGCAGTACCGAGATCACCGCTGCGGTGGCGCGAGGCGAACTGCCCAAGGCGCAACACGCCGATGACCCGGATGGCTTGGCAGCGGCCGCCCTCGCCTACCGCATCGACCTCGCCCCGGGTGCCAGCCAGTCGGTCGTGGTCGCGTTCCCGCTGGGTACCGCGGCTGCCAACAGCGACGGCGCGCTTCCGGAGCCGCTGCCGATCGCATTCGGCGTCAATAGCCGCGATCCCGATGCGATTTACGACAGCCTTGCCACCCGCGTGTCCGGAGATTGGCAGACGCGGCTGGGCCAGGTCGGCCTGCGCCTGCCCGACCCTTCGCTGGTGGATATGCTGCGCGCCCAGGCGGCGTACATGCTGATCAACCAGACCGGCCCGGCGATGCAACCGGGGCCGCGCAACTACAACCGCTCCTTCATCCGCGACGGCATGGCCACCTCGGCAGTGCTGCTGCGCATGGGCGAATCACGGATCGCGCGCGGCTACCTGGACTGGTACACCGAGCATGGCGTGCACGCCAACGGCCTGGTCTCGCCGATCCTCAACAACGACGGCAGCGTCAACACCGGCTTCGGTTCGGACATCGAATACGACAGCCAGGGCCAATACGTCGCGCTGGTGGCCGATGTCGCGCGTCTGGACGGTGGCCCGGAATCGGTGCGCACCTACCTGCCGAAGGTGAAAGCAGCCCTGCACTTCCTGCAGGAGCTGCGCGAGCGCACGCTGGTACCCGGCTACATGGCCAGCCAGCCCGCGCCGGAGCGGTTCGCCGGCATCCTGGCACCGTCGATCAGTCACGAAGGCTACCCCTCGCCGACCCACAGTTACTGGGACGACTACTGGGGCCTGAAGGGCTGGCATGACGGCGCGTGGCTGGCCGAATCGCTGGGTGATCACGAAACCGCCGCGTGGGCGCGCGAACAGTACCGCTTGCTGCACGACGCGCTGGCCGCTTCGATCCGCGCCACCATGGCGTGGAAGGGCATCGACTTCATCCCCTCCTCCGCCGACCTGGGTGATGGCGACCCTACCGGCGTTTCAATCGCGCTGGACCCCACCGGGGCGCAGGACGTGCTGCCCAAGCAGGCCCTGCGCACCACCTTCGCGCGCTATCTGGAAGACGTGCGCAAGCGCAACCAGCCCGACGCGCTGTATGCCTACACCCCCTACGAAATCCGCAACGTGCTCAGCTACGTGCACCTGGACCAGCCCGACGCCGCAGACGAACTGCTGCAGGGCCTGCTGCGCGACCGCCGGCCGCTGGAATGGCAGGTGCTGGCGGAAGTCGTCCACTCACGGCTGCGCTTCCCGCGATACCTGGGCGACATGCCGCACACGTGGATTGGTGCCGAGTACGGGCGCACGTTGTTCGGCATGTTGATGCGCGAAGACGACGATGCGCTGTCGCTGCTGCCGGGTACGCCGCCGTCGTGGCTGGTGGGCGACGGGTTGGCCGTGGAGCGGTTGCCAACGGCGTTCGGGACGCTGCAGATGGATGCGGTGCAGCGTGGGAACACGCTCAAGGTGACGTTGGGCAAGGGCCTGCGGAACGACGCCGCGGTCCGGGTGTGGTGGCCTTCGCGCACGCGGCCCAGCCAGGTGCGGGTGGATGGGCGGGATGTGCAGGACTTTGATGCGAAAGGGGTTCTGATCAGCAAGCCGTTCCGGACGCTGGAAGCAGTCTGGTAG
- a CDS encoding ATP-binding protein produces the protein MSRPPRRQPVLRWWWLLLVAGLTWFVGSYLFVPWLNPVQLLRMQRDGESMMLMQRANIDMMFLREEALSYWLQHESWPQQVHVPGVHDPEETLVVAELPQPFVLRLRFTDRFPANSGLRGAVIEQTLEPRTQYWRCRPGDPAPPSRWLPANCRAQAPWGIVQWLSVVLGLSVLGLAGLGMLWYWVRPAVADIVREPHRLLAQPLQALPAIDRQLGWLRLRDRVLAGAGIATVRWRDALRHLQATPSTRALQLAARIGAIDAPATGWSLTGLVREWTLPDKLPLALERLWLYQPDPALAADAIVQQLRAMPNGQDVVLVVSPSLAVEAELAAYAEDPANLCVCLGQAAQTRWLLQPGALDALVGLLARQLRVTRISPYQTHGGITRPAAFFGRESLLARVLNREPGNYLLVGGRQLGKTSLMKAIERRFVGHPRVHCVYLSLRDHRLTMRLALELGLAEDTGIDALVAELSARAAGRGLLLLIDETDLFLRAEAAQGYPQLAALRALSEEGRCHFMLAGFWDLYEAVTLDFASPLRNFGEVIHIGGLEQDACVALATEPMARLGVHFASPDLPQRLVAACGRRANLVAIACQQLLGQLDRGQRVLDATQVHAALVSEPMFDALAGWARLSPDPLACRIDRIVVYQVAGAQLVGSGERGITLVELLAAFDAAGARVDPEQVRHALARLQLAYVVRRDADGLPYVFAVPVFVTQFQREEVQALLQRELQALAAGAAV, from the coding sequence ATGAGCAGGCCACCGCGCCGGCAGCCGGTACTGCGCTGGTGGTGGCTGCTGCTGGTGGCCGGCCTGACCTGGTTCGTCGGCAGCTACCTGTTCGTGCCCTGGCTCAACCCGGTGCAGCTGCTGCGCATGCAGCGCGACGGCGAAAGCATGATGCTCATGCAGCGGGCGAACATCGACATGATGTTCCTGCGCGAAGAGGCGTTGTCGTATTGGCTGCAGCATGAAAGCTGGCCGCAGCAGGTGCACGTGCCGGGCGTGCATGATCCGGAAGAAACGCTGGTAGTTGCCGAACTGCCGCAGCCGTTCGTGCTGCGCCTGCGCTTCACCGACCGCTTCCCGGCCAACAGCGGACTGCGCGGTGCGGTGATCGAGCAGACGCTGGAGCCGCGCACCCAGTACTGGCGTTGCCGCCCTGGCGATCCTGCGCCACCGTCACGCTGGTTGCCGGCCAACTGCCGGGCACAGGCACCGTGGGGCATCGTGCAGTGGCTGTCGGTGGTGCTGGGGCTGTCGGTGCTGGGCCTCGCCGGGCTTGGCATGCTCTGGTACTGGGTGCGACCGGCGGTGGCCGACATCGTGCGCGAGCCACACCGGCTGCTTGCCCAGCCGTTGCAGGCATTGCCCGCCATCGACCGCCAATTGGGATGGCTGCGGCTCAGAGATCGCGTCCTGGCCGGTGCCGGGATCGCCACGGTGCGCTGGCGCGACGCGCTGCGCCACCTGCAGGCCACGCCAAGCACACGCGCATTGCAGCTGGCCGCGCGCATCGGTGCGATCGATGCGCCGGCAACGGGCTGGTCGCTCACCGGCCTGGTGCGCGAATGGACCCTGCCGGACAAGCTGCCGTTGGCCCTGGAACGGCTGTGGCTGTACCAGCCCGATCCGGCGTTGGCGGCCGATGCCATCGTGCAGCAGTTGCGCGCCATGCCCAACGGGCAGGACGTGGTGCTGGTGGTGAGCCCATCGCTGGCGGTCGAGGCCGAACTGGCTGCCTACGCCGAGGATCCGGCCAACCTGTGCGTGTGCCTTGGCCAGGCCGCCCAGACCCGCTGGCTGCTGCAGCCGGGCGCGCTCGACGCGCTGGTCGGGCTGCTGGCCCGGCAGCTCCGGGTGACCCGCATCTCGCCCTACCAGACCCACGGCGGCATCACCCGTCCGGCGGCCTTCTTTGGACGCGAGTCGCTGCTGGCGCGCGTGCTCAACCGCGAGCCCGGCAACTACCTGTTGGTGGGCGGTCGGCAGCTGGGCAAGACAAGTTTGATGAAGGCCATCGAGCGACGCTTTGTCGGCCACCCGCGCGTGCACTGTGTGTATCTGTCGCTGCGAGATCATCGGCTGACAATGCGGCTGGCGCTGGAACTGGGCCTGGCCGAGGACACCGGGATCGATGCGCTGGTCGCCGAGTTGTCCGCGCGGGCAGCGGGGCGCGGCCTGCTGCTGCTGATCGACGAGACCGACCTGTTCCTGCGCGCGGAAGCGGCACAGGGTTACCCGCAGCTGGCGGCGCTGCGTGCGCTGAGCGAAGAGGGACGCTGCCACTTCATGCTGGCCGGGTTCTGGGACCTGTACGAAGCGGTCACCCTGGATTTCGCATCGCCGCTGCGCAACTTCGGCGAGGTGATCCATATCGGCGGGCTGGAACAGGACGCCTGCGTGGCCTTGGCGACCGAACCGATGGCGCGCCTGGGCGTGCACTTTGCCAGCCCGGACCTGCCGCAGCGGCTGGTGGCGGCGTGTGGTCGCCGCGCCAACCTGGTCGCCATTGCCTGCCAACAGCTGCTGGGCCAGCTGGACCGTGGCCAGCGCGTACTGGATGCAACGCAGGTACACGCGGCGCTGGTGAGCGAGCCGATGTTCGATGCATTGGCCGGCTGGGCGCGGCTGAGTCCCGATCCCCTGGCGTGCCGTATCGACCGCATCGTGGTGTACCAGGTCGCCGGTGCGCAGCTGGTCGGCAGCGGCGAGCGTGGCATCACCCTGGTGGAACTATTGGCTGCATTCGATGCGGCGGGCGCGCGGGTCGATCCGGAGCAGGTCCGCCACGCCCTGGCACGGTTGCAGCTGGCGTATGTGGTCCGCCGTGACGCCGATGGGTTGCCCTACGTGTTTGCGGTGCCGGTGTTCGTTACCCAGTTCCAGCGTGAAGAAGTGCAGGCACTGCTGCAGCGCGAACTGCAGGCGCTGGCGGCGGGCGCGGCGGTATGA
- a CDS encoding DUF3592 domain-containing protein, with protein sequence MISIPVSDTSHARLSRVSRWLCSIGYAFLAVFFAWSALSGHRQAEAILKDAVTVQAPVQVDHIEEKRRKGRVSYQYHFRYDFSVDGVEYTGHFSTSEDNATPYLGEAPQVDVAYARSNPAQFDRLDRLEGQKGLGSVLGRVIVALGMLAILAFVVHLLVTRKLFVRQGPALPAV encoded by the coding sequence ATGATCAGCATTCCTGTTTCAGACACCTCGCACGCCCGCCTGTCCCGCGTTTCGCGCTGGCTGTGCAGCATCGGCTACGCCTTCCTTGCAGTGTTCTTTGCCTGGTCGGCGCTGAGCGGACACCGCCAGGCCGAAGCCATCCTCAAGGATGCGGTGACCGTGCAGGCACCGGTGCAGGTCGACCACATCGAGGAAAAGCGCCGCAAGGGGCGGGTGTCCTACCAGTACCACTTCCGCTACGACTTCAGCGTTGATGGCGTTGAGTACACCGGCCACTTCTCCACCTCCGAGGACAACGCCACGCCGTACCTGGGCGAAGCGCCGCAGGTCGACGTGGCTTACGCACGCAGCAACCCCGCGCAGTTCGATCGGCTTGATCGGCTCGAAGGCCAGAAAGGGCTGGGTTCGGTACTGGGCCGGGTGATCGTGGCGCTGGGCATGCTGGCGATCCTGGCCTTCGTGGTGCACCTGCTGGTGACGCGCAAGCTGTTCGTGCGCCAGGGCCCTGCGCTTCCTGCGGTCTGA
- a CDS encoding phosphotransferase enzyme family protein produces MLHPQDLSSSQIGAVLAQAYGLQVSHVVQRPAGADAGATVYQVTSDDGTRWWLKCRRYAVADAVWEVMQHLRCALGLDEVVAPQPALDGAPATYAEGLQWTLFAYVEGESGFEVALSQAQWHRLGQVLRQVHDTALPARLASGLAQPGFDDDTAVERVGSWLQRGDERWPIPDALAEEYRRVWRQRQARVVEVWQHCMALRERLAGQRWSRGLCHGDLHAGNLLLRADGGLHLIDWDDMVLAPRERDLMFVGAGVGGRWGRDDPPRFREGYGAVALDPVRLAYYRHWRILHDLQEFHDLLLEPGAASRPPSQRRQALRFMEEQFAPGNVIDAAARSWAAVA; encoded by the coding sequence ATGCTGCATCCACAGGATTTGTCTTCGTCGCAGATCGGCGCCGTGCTGGCCCAGGCCTACGGCCTGCAGGTCAGCCATGTCGTGCAACGGCCGGCGGGTGCCGATGCGGGCGCCACGGTGTACCAGGTGACCTCCGATGACGGCACGCGCTGGTGGTTGAAGTGCCGCCGCTATGCCGTGGCCGATGCCGTGTGGGAGGTCATGCAGCATTTGCGCTGCGCGCTCGGCCTGGACGAGGTGGTGGCCCCGCAGCCCGCGCTTGATGGTGCCCCGGCCACGTACGCCGAGGGCCTGCAGTGGACGCTGTTTGCCTATGTGGAGGGCGAGTCGGGGTTCGAAGTGGCCCTGTCGCAGGCGCAGTGGCACCGGCTGGGCCAGGTGTTGCGCCAGGTGCATGACACCGCGTTGCCGGCCCGGTTGGCGTCCGGTCTTGCGCAACCGGGTTTCGACGATGACACCGCGGTGGAGCGGGTAGGTTCGTGGCTGCAGCGCGGTGATGAGCGTTGGCCCATTCCCGATGCCCTGGCAGAGGAGTACCGGCGGGTCTGGCGGCAGCGGCAGGCGCGGGTGGTCGAGGTCTGGCAGCACTGCATGGCGCTGCGTGAGCGCCTTGCCGGGCAGCGCTGGTCACGGGGGTTGTGCCATGGCGACCTGCACGCCGGCAATCTGTTGCTGCGCGCCGATGGCGGGCTGCACCTGATCGACTGGGACGACATGGTGCTGGCGCCGCGCGAGCGCGACCTGATGTTCGTCGGCGCAGGCGTGGGCGGTCGCTGGGGACGCGATGATCCGCCGCGGTTCCGCGAAGGCTATGGCGCGGTGGCGTTGGATCCGGTCCGGCTGGCGTACTACCGCCACTGGCGGATCCTGCACGACCTGCAGGAGTTTCACGACCTGCTGCTGGAGCCGGGTGCGGCCTCGCGTCCGCCCAGCCAGCGCCGCCAGGCGTTGCGTTTCATGGAGGAGCAGTTCGCGCCGGGCAACGTGATCGACGCGGCTGCCCGCAGTTGGGCTGCCGTGGCGTAG
- a CDS encoding DMT family transporter: MRAALLMLGSTLAFGLMAVAIRYATRYVPTQEVAFFRNAFGLLALLPFLLRPGSSPFRTTQLPRYFVRSLIGLASMLCAFWAIGHLPMSQAISLSYSTPLFVTIAAVLFLGEKVRARRWAAVVCGFIGVLIIVRPGAATFSPGVLVAVLAAVLSSLVAIQIKQLTRVDGADTVVFYTYVFWVPLSLVPALFGWVWPSGVAWAWLAATGVLGTLGQLLWTRALRLGEVSALTPISFMQLPLVSLLGWLLFNETLDRWTVIGAGIILAANAYIAHREAVLVRRAASEAATAGAKPGE, encoded by the coding sequence ATGCGTGCGGCGCTGCTGATGCTGGGCAGTACCCTGGCCTTCGGGTTGATGGCCGTGGCGATCCGCTATGCCACCCGCTACGTGCCCACCCAGGAAGTGGCGTTCTTCCGCAACGCGTTCGGCCTGCTGGCGCTGCTGCCGTTCCTGTTGCGCCCGGGCAGCTCGCCGTTCCGCACGACACAGTTGCCCCGCTATTTCGTGCGCAGCCTGATCGGGCTGGCCTCGATGCTCTGTGCGTTCTGGGCCATCGGCCACCTGCCGATGTCGCAGGCGATCTCGCTGTCGTACTCCACGCCCCTGTTCGTCACCATCGCAGCCGTGCTGTTCCTTGGCGAGAAGGTACGCGCGCGCCGTTGGGCGGCCGTGGTCTGTGGCTTCATCGGGGTTCTGATCATCGTTCGCCCCGGCGCCGCCACCTTCAGCCCGGGCGTGCTGGTGGCGGTGCTGGCCGCCGTGCTGAGTTCGCTGGTTGCCATCCAGATCAAGCAGCTGACCCGCGTGGACGGGGCCGACACCGTGGTGTTCTACACCTACGTGTTCTGGGTACCGCTGTCGCTGGTGCCTGCCCTGTTCGGCTGGGTATGGCCCAGCGGCGTTGCGTGGGCCTGGCTGGCCGCTACCGGCGTGCTGGGCACGTTGGGCCAGCTGTTATGGACCCGCGCGTTGCGGTTGGGCGAAGTCTCGGCGCTGACCCCGATCAGCTTCATGCAGCTGCCGCTGGTCAGCCTGCTGGGCTGGCTGCTGTTCAATGAAACGCTGGACCGCTGGACCGTCATCGGGGCGGGCATCATTCTTGCCGCCAATGCCTACATCGCGCACCGCGAGGCGGTACTGGTGCGGCGCGCGGCATCCGAAGCCGCCACGGCCGGCGCCAAGCCGGGCGAGTAA
- a CDS encoding TetR/AcrR family transcriptional regulator, giving the protein MVHDLSPKAAEIVAHARTLLEAGGYNGFSYADISARVSISKASIHHHFPSKAELVRTVVALYRAEAREGLAMLDRQLDDPLKELNAYVDYWSSCIAGGTASFCICAMLAAESPMIPPEIAEEVRGHFEDLSGWLTATLEKGVAQGQFQLQGAPSDEAKAFMASVHGAMLAARGFGDAQTFAALARLSVARVTAQR; this is encoded by the coding sequence ATGGTTCACGACCTCTCCCCCAAAGCCGCCGAAATCGTCGCCCATGCCCGGACGCTGCTGGAGGCGGGCGGCTACAACGGCTTCAGCTATGCGGATATCTCGGCCAGGGTGAGCATCAGCAAGGCCAGCATCCATCACCATTTCCCCAGCAAGGCCGAGCTGGTTCGCACGGTGGTAGCGCTGTACCGCGCCGAGGCCCGCGAGGGCCTGGCCATGCTGGACCGGCAGTTGGATGATCCGCTGAAAGAGCTCAATGCCTACGTCGACTACTGGTCCAGCTGCATCGCCGGTGGCACGGCCTCGTTCTGCATCTGCGCCATGCTGGCGGCGGAGTCGCCGATGATTCCGCCGGAAATTGCCGAAGAAGTGCGCGGGCATTTCGAGGATCTCAGTGGCTGGCTGACCGCCACCTTGGAGAAGGGGGTAGCGCAGGGGCAGTTCCAGCTGCAGGGCGCCCCTTCGGATGAGGCCAAGGCCTTCATGGCCTCCGTGCACGGGGCGATGCTGGCCGCGCGTGGGTTTGGTGATGCGCAGACGTTCGCAGCCCTGGCGCGGCTGTCGGTTGCGCGGGTGACTGCACAGCGTTGA
- a CDS encoding helix-turn-helix domain-containing protein, translated as MPAPEFADLLSRHMRRIRASAGGVAAEIGISREAVNNWRAGTSRPSRRHRDRVLACANYLRLTETECNALLQSVGFEPEFPVEPVSAPEEQADPAVSVPPTVTRLFDRLQLLRPYPVSLLLTQAHWGQPPERAAILAEAATRYGQARVLHLQPPFRSGEGDQDYFALLAAQCGLDGVGSDASFEMALARRLQQPGALFCLVSRFEQGESGPRDVLAGILRSLSEMYSGKLHLLICGGAALADLKYQGGDLSLLNIAASESWPELGIEDMRRSAPGIGDDTLSRALRLSGGHPLLAQAALTLLVDTTVDDEAVTDTLSSHPRLWEALVPLLRDDAARAAVQGWLAQPVVAPARPYLADPLLRHLYWNNLLTARPHPQGHCLEWRCEAIRRAVRQVIDGMQVQTA; from the coding sequence ATGCCTGCCCCTGAGTTCGCGGACCTGCTGTCTCGACACATGCGGCGGATCCGGGCCAGTGCCGGCGGCGTGGCCGCCGAGATCGGCATCAGCCGCGAGGCGGTCAACAACTGGCGGGCCGGCACCTCGCGGCCCAGCCGCCGGCACCGCGACCGGGTACTGGCCTGCGCCAATTACCTGCGCCTGACCGAAACCGAATGCAATGCATTGCTGCAGTCGGTGGGGTTCGAGCCGGAATTCCCGGTGGAGCCGGTATCGGCACCGGAAGAGCAGGCCGATCCCGCCGTTTCAGTGCCGCCCACCGTCACCCGGTTGTTCGACCGGCTGCAGTTGCTGCGTCCGTATCCGGTGAGCCTGCTGTTGACCCAGGCCCATTGGGGACAGCCCCCGGAGCGCGCGGCGATTCTCGCTGAAGCAGCCACGCGCTATGGGCAGGCGCGCGTGCTGCACCTGCAGCCGCCGTTCCGCTCCGGCGAGGGCGACCAGGACTACTTTGCCTTGCTGGCCGCGCAGTGCGGGCTGGACGGCGTTGGCTCGGACGCCAGTTTCGAGATGGCGCTGGCGCGTCGGCTGCAGCAGCCCGGTGCGCTGTTCTGCCTGGTGAGCCGGTTCGAGCAGGGGGAGTCCGGGCCACGCGACGTGCTGGCCGGCATCCTGCGCAGCCTCAGCGAAATGTACAGCGGCAAGCTGCACCTGCTGATCTGTGGCGGGGCCGCGCTGGCCGACCTGAAGTACCAGGGCGGCGATCTTTCGCTGCTCAACATTGCGGCCAGCGAGAGCTGGCCGGAGCTGGGAATCGAGGATATGCGGCGCAGTGCCCCTGGCATTGGCGATGACACGCTGTCGCGCGCGCTGCGGTTGTCCGGCGGGCATCCGCTGTTGGCGCAGGCGGCGTTGACGTTGCTCGTTGACACTACTGTCGACGATGAGGCAGTCACCGATACGCTGTCCAGCCATCCGCGCCTGTGGGAAGCGCTGGTACCGCTGTTGCGGGATGACGCGGCGCGTGCCGCCGTGCAGGGCTGGCTGGCACAGCCGGTGGTGGCGCCGGCGCGGCCGTACCTGGCCGATCCGCTGCTCCGGCACCTGTACTGGAACAACCTGCTGACCGCGCGCCCGCACCCGCAGGGGCACTGCCTGGAATGGCGCTGCGAGGCGATCCGCCGCGCCGTGCGGCAGGTGATCGATGGCATGCAGGTGCAGACCGCATGA